The Anas acuta chromosome 2, bAnaAcu1.1, whole genome shotgun sequence genome contains a region encoding:
- the LOC137851238 gene encoding fatty acid-binding protein, adipocyte, with product MCDHFVGTWKLLSSENFEDYMKELGVGFATRKMAGVAKPNVTISINGDVITIKSESTFKNTEISFKLGEEFDETTADDRKTKNVITLENGSLKQVQKWDGKETIIKRKVVDGNLVVECTMNNVTSKRVYEKA from the exons ATGTGTGACCACTTTGTGGGTACCTGGAAGCTTCTTTCTAGTGAAAACTTTGAGGACTATATGAAAGAGCTGG GTGTGGGATTTGCTACCAGGAAAATGGCTGGTGTGGCCAAGCCCAATGTAACCATCAGCATAAATGGTGATGTGATAACCATCAAATCAGAAAGTACCTTCAAAAATACAGAGATCTCTTTCAAGTTGGGTGAAGAGTTTGATGAGACCACAGCagatgacagaaaaacaaag aaCGTCATAACCTTAGAAAATGGCTCACTGAAGCAGGTGCAGAAGTGGGATGGCAAAGAGACTATCATAAAGAGGAAAGTGGTGGATGGGAACCTGGTGGTG gaatgcaCCATGAATAATGTTACCAGCAAAAGAGTTTATGAAAAGGCATGA